The following coding sequences lie in one Chanos chanos chromosome 4, fChaCha1.1, whole genome shotgun sequence genomic window:
- the ap5s1 gene encoding AP-5 complex subunit sigma-1, translating into MVVCFLIHTVCPVSALSAGESRILYSRVFGPEERDPTEAGLNPEQRRVVQKERLAVVARQVRSAVCLSREASGNVCVETVLGEEAVALGEAESGVLSLGSGEPFAGRTVVLWLAVHALAFTLVCQPHENLLLAEGTLRNLARHCLEELRLLGPGSEVLLKSDRVDAMLQRLLPHGQLLFLNHRFTHGLERDLSAYMSK; encoded by the exons ATGGTGGTGTGTTTCTTAATACACACGGTGTGCCCAGTAAGCGCTCTCTCAGCCGGGGAGAGTCGGATTTTGTATTCTCGGGTGTTTGGACCGGAGGAGCGTGACCCTACGGAAGCAGGACTAAACCCTGAGCAGAGACGAGTCGTGCAGAAAGAGAGGCTTGCGGTAGTAGCAAG ACAAGTGCGCAGTGCAGTTTGTTTAAGTCGTGAAGCGTCAGGGAACGTGTGTGTTGAAACGGTGCTGGGGGAAGAGGCCGTAGCACTGGGAGAGGCTGAGAGCGGAGTGTTGTCTTTGGGCAGTGGGGAACCGTTTGCTGGCCGCACTGTGGTACTGTGGCTGGCGGTGCATGCTCTGGCCTTCACTCTGGTTTGTCAGCCACATGAGAACCTGCTGCTCGCTGAGGGAACTCTTCGTAACCTTGCCCGTCACTGCTTGGAGGAACTTCGTCTCCTGGGACCGGGTAGCGAG GTGCTACTGAAGAGTGATCGTGTGGATGCCATGCTGCAGAGGCTACTTCCTCACGGACAGCTCCTTTTCCTCAACCATCGCTTTACCCATGGTCTAGAAAGAGATTTGAGTGCCTATATGTCTAAGTGA